A single window of Sulfolobales archaeon DNA harbors:
- a CDS encoding glycosyltransferase family 2 protein, protein MVLDIMLVTAYLGVNALIWIAMYGVRRDRIVYERIDIGSGLNGLDIYGLPKVSIVVPLYLEKPSSIMRTAISISKQRYPRELLDVVFVVEESDVETLWGAEIASKYLMENGIRSNIYIVGGRRSSKARALNMVLKSLEGEIIAVYDADDSFDEDQVSEAVKLMTARGYDAIGVRVYRYGESLLGKLLYIDTVIWYDLIISFLRRSGLHTPLSGEGLYIRRRVLEEVGGFPEKLAEDAYLSLILFEKGYRIGLLDSYVEETAPKSLSSHLRQRIRWYRGHLECISRIIFHSSGRRLRASISYISPVIAVASLLMSIATMMSTSTYIARGEGQGDMHSGGQSGVIDPLGLQIRGSAIPMLIAISIEGVIPLAVVAIIVSNHRGSRDSRSLLPYVALLPLYWILISTAALPAMILRNIEWYRTRRA, encoded by the coding sequence ATGGTTTTAGACATCATGCTTGTAACAGCATATCTAGGGGTTAATGCTCTAATATGGATCGCTATGTACGGTGTTAGAAGGGATAGAATAGTCTATGAGAGGATCGACATAGGATCTGGGTTAAATGGGTTAGATATATATGGACTTCCAAAGGTCTCTATAGTGGTTCCACTATATCTCGAGAAACCCAGCTCTATAATGAGAACCGCTATAAGCATTTCCAAGCAGAGATATCCTAGAGAGCTTCTAGATGTTGTATTCGTGGTTGAGGAATCCGATGTAGAGACCCTCTGGGGGGCTGAGATAGCTAGTAAATATCTTATGGAGAATGGAATCAGATCTAACATATATATAGTTGGTGGTAGGAGAAGCTCTAAGGCCAGAGCTCTAAACATGGTTCTGAAATCCCTCGAGGGGGAGATCATAGCTGTTTACGATGCAGACGACTCCTTTGACGAGGATCAGGTTTCTGAGGCTGTAAAGCTAATGACTGCTAGGGGTTACGATGCTATTGGTGTAAGGGTATATAGATATGGTGAGAGCTTGCTTGGCAAGCTTTTATATATAGATACTGTTATATGGTATGATCTCATAATAAGCTTTCTAAGGAGATCTGGTCTCCACACACCCCTAAGCGGTGAGGGGCTATATATCAGGAGGAGGGTTCTCGAGGAAGTAGGGGGCTTTCCAGAGAAGCTTGCTGAAGACGCATATCTCTCCCTAATCCTCTTCGAAAAAGGCTATAGGATAGGGCTTCTAGACTCATATGTTGAGGAAACAGCTCCAAAATCTCTCTCGAGCCATCTTAGGCAGAGGATCAGATGGTATAGAGGGCATCTAGAATGCATCTCAAGAATTATCTTCCACAGCAGCGGTAGAAGGCTCAGAGCTTCTATAAGCTATATAAGCCCGGTAATAGCTGTTGCATCTCTTCTAATGTCAATAGCTACTATGATGTCTACATCAACCTATATAGCTAGGGGGGAGGGCCAGGGGGATATGCATAGCGGTGGGCAAAGCGGGGTAATAGATCCATTGGGGCTTCAGATCCGCGGCTCGGCTATCCCAATGCTTATAGCGATATCCATAGAGGGTGTGATACCACTAGCAGTAGTTGCCATTATAGTCTCTAACCATAGAGGATCGAGAGATTCTAGATCGTTACTCCCATATGTAGCCCTACTCCCCCTATACTGGATCTTAATATCAACCGCAGCCCTACCAGCTATGATTCTTAGAAACATAGAGTGGTATAGAACCAGAAGAGCTTAA
- a CDS encoding nucleotidyltransferase family protein: MPIYERIGAVILAAGESKRMGFPKQLIEVCGEKIIRIVIRKALDMGFGDIVVVLGHMARDIARYIDDMTGVKIIVNPRYREGMSTSLIEGVKNLRKDIEAFMVILGDQPFISKETMRKIIESYYGVEEKPLMVIPTYRGLRGNPVLISSRIITDIMELKGDIGARALMEKYRAYIYYVETQDPGVVLDIDTKEDLERALKIFGENCVDPKTG, translated from the coding sequence ATGCCAATCTATGAGAGGATAGGCGCTGTGATCCTTGCAGCAGGTGAATCGAAGAGAATGGGGTTTCCAAAACAGCTTATAGAAGTATGTGGCGAGAAGATTATAAGGATCGTTATTAGAAAGGCCCTAGATATGGGGTTCGGAGATATAGTTGTTGTGCTAGGTCATATGGCTAGAGATATAGCTAGGTATATAGATGATATGACTGGGGTAAAGATCATAGTTAACCCAAGGTATAGAGAGGGGATGAGCACAAGCCTTATAGAGGGTGTCAAGAATCTAAGAAAGGATATAGAGGCATTCATGGTGATCCTCGGGGATCAGCCTTTCATATCGAAAGAAACGATGAGAAAGATCATAGAGAGCTACTATGGAGTAGAGGAAAAACCTCTAATGGTGATACCAACCTATAGAGGTTTAAGAGGTAATCCGGTTCTTATTTCATCGAGAATTATTACAGATATCATGGAGCTGAAGGGAGATATTGGGGCTAGGGCTCTTATGGAGAAATATAGAGCATATATATATTATGTTGAAACTCAGGATCCTGGTGTGGTTCTTGACATAGACACGAAGGAGGATCTCGAGAGGGCATTGAAGATCTTTGGAGAGAATTGCGTAGATCCTAAGACAGGATAG